One Streptomyces lincolnensis genomic region harbors:
- a CDS encoding GOLPH3/VPS74 family protein yields MGRSRRTLPEELLLLALDPTTGTTAQPQSLDLGLAGAQLVELALAGRIAPDGDRIAVVVPRPTGDPTLDCALELLRRRGAPVRAVNWIGGPRLGLRQTYLSHLERCGMVHAVAGQMCGVLPTTRYQATDNDISREIRARLDSAIRTGVPPDPRTAALAALAHAVGLGKHLYPGNEGRSSRSRLRDLIRHDPMGGLVAHAVMDVQNGVGAQPRRNPAPAGRQAAPGARPAPEPAHGVPMQPRRGPMARAVAH; encoded by the coding sequence ATGGGCAGGAGCCGCAGAACACTTCCGGAGGAGCTTCTGCTGCTGGCGTTGGACCCGACCACGGGTACCACCGCACAGCCGCAGTCGCTCGACCTCGGTCTGGCCGGAGCACAGCTAGTGGAGCTGGCGCTGGCCGGACGGATAGCCCCAGACGGGGATCGTATCGCCGTGGTAGTGCCACGGCCGACTGGAGATCCGACATTGGACTGCGCGTTGGAGTTGCTGCGAAGGCGTGGCGCTCCTGTACGCGCGGTGAACTGGATTGGCGGGCCCCGGCTGGGGCTGCGCCAGACCTACCTCTCGCATCTGGAGCGGTGCGGCATGGTGCATGCCGTAGCAGGACAGATGTGCGGGGTGTTGCCGACGACGCGCTATCAGGCGACGGACAACGACATCAGCCGGGAGATCAGAGCCCGACTGGATTCGGCGATCCGTACGGGCGTGCCACCGGACCCACGGACGGCGGCGCTCGCGGCGCTGGCGCACGCGGTGGGCCTCGGCAAGCATCTGTACCCCGGGAACGAGGGGCGGTCCTCCCGCTCCCGGCTCAGGGATCTGATCAGGCACGACCCCATGGGCGGCCTCGTGGCGCACGCCGTGATGGACGTCCAGAACGGCGTGGGGGCGCAGCCGCGCCGCAACCCGGCCCCGGCCGGCCGTCAGGCCGCCCCCGGAGCCAGGCCCGCACCGGAACCCGCGCACGGCGTACCGATGCAGCCGCGCCGCGGACCCATGGCACGTGCCGTGGCTCACTGA
- a CDS encoding D-alanyl-D-alanine carboxypeptidase, translated as MTRIGGVDTATKVFSVREVADTGEAEGDLPKGDSAEARGEDAERGADTAEADAGSDASGDESTTTGDDRLRDAVAAWVAKADDKAAGAVENAQDAEEGSPGAQDATEASSGEQDPVEPAQGESGSAAGAKDAKTSTETTETPDDHTEDDPEPAADAASEDDTDEDLGDRADADAEAGDEAAAAEGSGEDSDESAGDTAEAGAGDEATAHEAPDDRSDAEAEQQDEPEAVADREDAGADEPEDQEPVKADASAEAAAEAGSESDSEAGADDEADADAESGTAAEDGTSETPASPDAEDADAAVAASDDDGTPDATSSPDADGPDASPEADGAATAASDDDGTPDAKAADAKSPDSPDTDTDADADADDKPAVDQPTAVFKAPRVTGPAVDQPTTMLKLGGAAKAGEGKSGADDKPDADAKSDADANASDKAPAQPEREAERTSRFVALKPLDDPATRKPPAADATTAFPRVSGRPDATTALPQVKGRPDATAAVPQVGPERTTQQPLPPKPPLDLLAELTNTPPPPDTPVRTAVRRVKIWTPLVLLLAVVFAVVQSVRPLPAPELQLTAEDGFTFDGGKVDIPWPADGQAALDVQGIGTFGSSGEQKPVPIASVAKVMTAYVILRDHPLKSGADGPKIKIDQAAEDQSNAGQESTVDVTAGDSISQREALESILIASANNVARLLARWDAGSEKAFVEKMNDAAADLGMKNTTYTDPSGLNNTTVSTAVDQVKLGKKAMEEPAFREVAAMMSYIDYKGTKHDNWNRLVGYNNVVGIKTGTTTSALGNLVFAAKKDVNGETRRIVGAVVRQPAGGDDNTILGAALFESDKLIRAAQDALRSETILKKGDVVGYVDDGLGGHTPVVLTKNVTAVGWAGLTVKLTFTADDLPHTAKAGAQVGSLTVGDGSGSAVKVPVALQDDLVEPGFTDKLTRLG; from the coding sequence ATGACCCGCATCGGCGGTGTCGACACGGCGACGAAGGTCTTCTCGGTCCGCGAGGTCGCGGACACCGGGGAAGCCGAGGGCGACTTGCCCAAGGGCGACTCCGCCGAGGCGCGCGGCGAGGACGCGGAGCGCGGTGCCGACACGGCCGAGGCCGACGCCGGTTCGGACGCGTCCGGCGACGAGTCCACCACGACGGGTGACGACCGGCTCCGCGACGCCGTGGCCGCGTGGGTGGCCAAGGCCGACGACAAGGCCGCCGGAGCCGTTGAGAACGCCCAGGACGCCGAGGAGGGCAGCCCGGGGGCGCAGGACGCCACGGAGGCCTCCAGCGGCGAGCAGGACCCCGTAGAGCCCGCACAGGGCGAGAGCGGGTCGGCTGCCGGTGCGAAGGACGCGAAGACGTCGACGGAAACGACCGAAACGCCGGACGACCACACCGAGGACGACCCCGAGCCGGCCGCCGACGCGGCTTCCGAGGACGACACGGACGAGGACCTGGGCGACCGGGCGGACGCTGACGCGGAGGCCGGCGACGAGGCTGCCGCCGCTGAAGGTTCTGGCGAAGACTCGGACGAGAGCGCGGGCGACACGGCCGAAGCCGGGGCCGGCGACGAAGCCACCGCCCACGAGGCCCCGGACGACCGGAGCGACGCGGAGGCGGAGCAGCAGGACGAGCCCGAGGCCGTGGCCGACCGGGAGGACGCCGGGGCTGACGAGCCGGAGGATCAAGAGCCGGTGAAGGCCGACGCCTCGGCGGAAGCCGCGGCCGAGGCCGGTTCGGAGTCGGACTCCGAGGCCGGAGCCGACGACGAGGCCGACGCCGACGCCGAGAGCGGCACGGCTGCCGAGGACGGCACGTCGGAGACGCCCGCATCCCCCGATGCGGAGGATGCCGACGCAGCGGTGGCGGCCTCCGACGACGACGGCACGCCCGACGCGACCTCGTCCCCGGACGCGGACGGTCCCGACGCGAGCCCCGAAGCCGATGGCGCAGCAACCGCCGCCTCCGACGACGACGGCACCCCGGACGCCAAGGCCGCCGACGCGAAGAGTCCCGACTCCCCCGACACCGACACCGACGCCGACGCCGACGCCGACGACAAGCCCGCCGTCGATCAGCCCACCGCCGTCTTCAAGGCCCCCCGGGTGACCGGACCCGCCGTGGATCAGCCGACGACGATGCTGAAGCTCGGCGGGGCGGCCAAGGCCGGGGAGGGCAAGTCCGGCGCGGACGACAAGCCCGACGCCGACGCCAAGTCCGATGCAGATGCGAACGCGAGTGACAAGGCCCCGGCGCAGCCCGAGCGGGAGGCCGAGCGGACCAGTAGGTTCGTCGCGCTGAAGCCGTTGGATGACCCGGCGACGCGGAAGCCGCCGGCGGCGGATGCGACGACGGCGTTTCCGCGGGTGTCGGGGCGGCCGGACGCGACGACCGCGTTGCCGCAGGTGAAGGGGCGGCCGGATGCCACCGCGGCGGTGCCGCAGGTGGGTCCGGAGCGGACGACGCAGCAGCCGTTGCCGCCGAAGCCGCCGCTGGATCTGCTGGCGGAACTGACGAACACGCCGCCGCCCCCGGACACCCCGGTCCGCACGGCCGTCCGCCGGGTCAAGATCTGGACCCCGCTGGTCCTGCTGCTCGCCGTGGTGTTCGCGGTCGTACAGTCCGTACGGCCGCTGCCGGCCCCCGAGCTCCAGCTCACCGCCGAGGACGGCTTCACCTTCGACGGCGGCAAGGTCGACATCCCGTGGCCGGCCGACGGACAGGCCGCGCTCGACGTCCAGGGCATCGGCACGTTCGGCTCGTCCGGTGAGCAGAAGCCCGTACCGATCGCCAGTGTCGCCAAGGTCATGACGGCGTACGTCATCCTGCGCGACCACCCGCTCAAGAGTGGCGCCGACGGTCCGAAGATCAAGATCGACCAGGCCGCCGAGGACCAGTCGAACGCCGGTCAGGAGTCCACGGTCGATGTGACCGCGGGCGACTCCATCTCGCAGCGCGAGGCCCTGGAGAGCATCCTGATCGCGTCCGCGAACAACGTGGCGCGGCTGCTGGCCCGTTGGGACGCCGGTTCGGAGAAGGCGTTCGTCGAGAAGATGAACGACGCCGCCGCCGACCTCGGGATGAAGAACACGACGTACACGGACCCCTCGGGCCTGAACAACACGACCGTCTCCACGGCCGTGGACCAGGTGAAGCTGGGCAAGAAGGCGATGGAGGAGCCCGCCTTCCGCGAGGTCGCCGCGATGATGTCGTACATCGACTACAAGGGCACCAAGCACGACAACTGGAACCGTCTGGTCGGCTACAACAACGTCGTCGGCATCAAGACCGGCACCACCACCTCCGCCCTCGGCAACCTCGTGTTCGCCGCGAAGAAGGACGTGAACGGCGAGACGCGCAGGATCGTCGGAGCCGTGGTGCGCCAGCCCGCGGGCGGCGACGACAACACCATCCTGGGCGCCGCCCTCTTCGAGAGCGACAAGCTGATCCGGGCCGCGCAGGACGCGCTGAGGTCGGAGACGATCCTGAAGAAGGGCGATGTCGTCGGCTACGTCGACGACGGCCTCGGCGGTCACACCCCGGTCGTGCTCACGAAGAACGTCACGGCCGTCGGCTGGGCGGGGCTGACCGTCAAGCTGACCTTCACCGCCGACGACCTGCCGCACACGGCGAAGGCGGGCGCCCAGGTGGGTTCGCTCACCGTCGGTGACGGCTCCGGCAGCGCGGTGAAGGTGCCGGTCGCCCTTCAGGACGATCTCGTCGAGCCGGGCTTCACGGACAAGTTGACGCGCCTCGGCTGA
- a CDS encoding MFS transporter produces the protein MATAEPTRADDTDPGPGTGPRIRLPAAPGPDHGPPEADGGSGSGSGSGSGSDNSSGSDSASERGSGSRLASLAVRATPLREWIQRHPVLALTGLSGVLHVVWFFTFANSGGDLAAQDAWAEFVGRHPDSAYNLAWYGGMHPVSYSVVSPYLMSVLGVRTTMMIAGTFSATLLMLVLLRSRAVRNPLWPGLAGVFAFLCNAASGRVTFGLGMLFALGAVAVVFCWPYRWRYKRWAKALCAAPLAALATMSSPVAGLFVGLVAAALFLQKRRPGAWALGIAPTAVVAVSAWLFPFSGTQPMSFGSAVLPLAYAVIVYAVVPRTWTTVRITAAVYGLGVLLVWLISSQIGSNITRLPMLFAGVALMAALPFTVPRTRKWYVVVLASVGFIGWIGFKTVDDVVHTQPAASWARELAPLVNELQEVGAEKGRVEVVPARSHREASALAPYVNLARGWNRQADMERNPLFYDDTLNSANYHEWLRRWAVHFVVLPKDEPDGDGGERERELVQRGMPYLKQIWGDANWQLFSVDDPAPLAEPNAVVERAAQGEMTMEVKEAGRVLIKIPYSPWLSIVDAEGNKLKAPEETEASKNRPDDRPRSYDNVNGCLMETEEDAEGDRWTMLIAPKAGTYRLAAPYSMPRGTPCPEELR, from the coding sequence GTGGCCACAGCGGAGCCGACACGCGCCGACGACACCGATCCGGGCCCGGGAACCGGCCCGCGAATACGGCTGCCCGCAGCTCCGGGACCCGACCACGGACCGCCTGAAGCCGACGGCGGCAGCGGCAGCGGCAGCGGCAGCGGCAGCGGCAGCGACAACAGCAGCGGCAGCGACAGCGCGAGCGAGCGCGGGAGCGGTTCCAGACTCGCCTCTCTCGCCGTCCGCGCCACCCCCCTGCGGGAGTGGATCCAGCGGCACCCCGTACTGGCCCTGACCGGCCTCTCCGGCGTCCTCCACGTCGTCTGGTTCTTCACCTTCGCGAACAGCGGCGGCGACCTCGCCGCGCAGGACGCCTGGGCCGAGTTCGTCGGCCGGCACCCGGACTCGGCGTACAACCTCGCCTGGTACGGCGGGATGCACCCGGTGTCGTACAGCGTGGTGTCGCCGTATCTGATGTCGGTCCTGGGTGTCCGTACGACGATGATGATCGCGGGGACCTTCTCGGCGACCCTGCTGATGCTGGTCCTGCTGCGCAGCCGGGCGGTGCGGAACCCGTTGTGGCCGGGGCTGGCCGGTGTCTTCGCCTTCCTGTGCAACGCGGCCTCGGGCCGGGTGACGTTCGGGCTGGGCATGCTGTTCGCGCTGGGCGCGGTCGCGGTGGTGTTCTGCTGGCCCTACCGCTGGCGCTACAAGCGGTGGGCGAAGGCGCTGTGCGCGGCGCCGCTGGCCGCGCTGGCCACCATGTCCTCGCCGGTCGCCGGTCTGTTCGTGGGGCTGGTGGCGGCCGCGCTGTTCCTCCAGAAGCGGCGTCCGGGCGCCTGGGCGCTGGGGATCGCCCCGACGGCCGTGGTGGCGGTGTCGGCCTGGCTGTTCCCGTTCTCCGGCACCCAGCCGATGTCGTTCGGGTCGGCGGTGCTGCCGTTGGCGTACGCGGTCATCGTCTACGCCGTCGTACCGCGCACCTGGACGACCGTGCGGATCACCGCGGCCGTGTACGGGCTCGGGGTGCTGCTGGTGTGGCTGATCAGCTCGCAGATCGGCTCCAACATCACACGGCTGCCGATGCTGTTCGCCGGGGTGGCGCTGATGGCCGCGCTGCCGTTCACCGTGCCGCGCACACGCAAGTGGTACGTCGTCGTGCTGGCCTCCGTCGGGTTCATCGGCTGGATCGGGTTCAAGACGGTCGACGACGTCGTCCACACCCAGCCGGCCGCCTCCTGGGCGCGCGAGCTGGCGCCCCTGGTCAACGAACTCCAGGAGGTCGGCGCCGAGAAGGGCCGCGTCGAGGTCGTCCCGGCCCGCTCCCACCGGGAGGCCTCCGCCCTCGCGCCCTACGTCAACCTGGCCCGCGGCTGGAACCGGCAGGCCGACATGGAGCGCAATCCCCTCTTCTACGACGACACGCTCAACTCGGCGAACTACCACGAGTGGTTGCGGCGGTGGGCCGTGCACTTCGTGGTGCTGCCCAAGGACGAGCCGGACGGGGACGGGGGTGAGCGGGAGCGGGAGCTGGTGCAGCGCGGGATGCCGTATCTGAAGCAGATCTGGGGCGACGCCAACTGGCAGTTGTTCAGCGTCGACGATCCGGCGCCGCTGGCCGAGCCGAACGCGGTCGTCGAGCGGGCCGCGCAGGGTGAGATGACCATGGAGGTCAAGGAGGCCGGGCGGGTGCTCATCAAGATCCCCTACTCGCCGTGGCTGAGCATCGTCGATGCGGAGGGGAACAAGCTGAAGGCGCCGGAGGAGACGGAGGCGTCGAAGAACCGGCCGGACGATCGGCCGAGGTCGTACGACAACGTCAACGGGTGTCTGATGGAGACGGAAGAGGACGCCGAGGGTGACCGGTGGACGATGCTGATCGCGCCGAAGGCGGGGACGTATCGGCTGGCTGCGCCGTACTCGATGCCTCGGGGTACGCCCTGTCCGGAGGAGCTCAGGTAG
- a CDS encoding SDR family oxidoreductase gives MSLLTGRTVVVSGVGAGLGHQVAAAVVRDGGNAVLGARTGANLAKSAAEIDPDGAHTAYRATDVTDEGRCEALAELARERFGRLDAVVHVAAWDSYFGGLQDADFSTWQSVIDVNLLGTLRMTRACLPGLKERGGAVVFVGTQSAVAAPSQVRQAAYAASKGALTSAMYSLARELGPYRIRVNTVLPGWMWGPPVQAYVRFTARAEGRPEDEVLGRLTGRMALPELATDSDVADAAVFLSSDRARAITGQSLLVNAGELMR, from the coding sequence ATGTCGTTGCTCACGGGCAGGACCGTCGTGGTGTCGGGGGTGGGCGCGGGTCTCGGGCACCAGGTGGCCGCCGCCGTGGTGCGGGACGGCGGGAACGCGGTCCTCGGGGCGCGTACCGGGGCGAACCTGGCGAAGAGCGCCGCCGAGATCGATCCGGACGGAGCGCACACGGCGTACCGGGCGACGGACGTCACCGACGAAGGGCGGTGCGAGGCGCTGGCGGAGCTGGCGAGGGAGCGGTTCGGGCGGCTCGACGCCGTGGTGCATGTCGCCGCGTGGGACTCGTACTTCGGGGGTCTTCAGGACGCGGACTTCTCCACCTGGCAGTCGGTGATCGACGTGAATCTGCTGGGTACGCTCCGGATGACGCGGGCGTGTCTGCCGGGGCTGAAGGAGCGCGGAGGTGCGGTGGTGTTCGTCGGGACGCAGTCGGCGGTGGCGGCGCCGTCGCAGGTGCGGCAGGCCGCGTACGCCGCTTCGAAGGGCGCGCTGACCAGCGCGATGTACTCGCTGGCGCGGGAGCTCGGGCCGTACCGGATCCGGGTGAACACGGTACTGCCGGGCTGGATGTGGGGGCCGCCGGTGCAGGCGTACGTGCGGTTCACCGCGCGGGCGGAGGGCAGGCCCGAGGACGAGGTGCTCGGGCGGCTGACCGGGCGGATGGCGCTGCCCGAGCTGGCCACGGACTCGGACGTGGCGGACGCGGCGGTGTTTCTGAGCTCGGACCGGGCACGGGCGATCACGGGGCAGTCGTTGCTGGTCAACGCGGGTGAGTTGATGCGGTGA
- a CDS encoding sodium:solute symporter family protein, whose protein sequence is MNGLDWAVLIGYFGVMVAIGVWSHKRVDNVSDFFTAGGKMPWWLSGISHHMSGYSAVMFTGYAGIAYTYGVTSFVTWSFPIALGIAIGSKLFAPRINRLRSRLHVASPLEYLKNRYDLKTQQALAWSGMLLKIVDVGAKWAAIATLLSVFTGISLNQGILITGTITAVYCTIGGLWADALTELGQFIIQLLAGVAMFVAVIMELGDKGIGFIDAWDQPALQGHEKPLVADYGAVFLLAFLFIKLFEYNGGMLNQAQRYMATATPKEAARSARLSAVLWLVWPLVLFYPMWMSPLLVDAQKPDGSDSYGLMTEQLLPHGLLGLVIVGFFSHTMAMCSSDANAIAAVFTRDVAPVISERARTWTQRTGLIAARIATVVFLGLSMAAATQVNSPAFKDIITVVIKWVAGLMGPMAIPMMLGLLRPFRRSGPTAAITSWAMGLFAFWLVNYPINWNVEGGVPLQYQVSIPLAVSLVLYILIGFIKPEDTPERLALIEKINTDDDGSAAAAIPTPAGGVEDALGRTPVKD, encoded by the coding sequence ATGAACGGTCTCGACTGGGCCGTGCTCATCGGCTACTTCGGCGTGATGGTCGCGATCGGCGTGTGGTCGCACAAGCGCGTGGACAACGTCAGCGACTTCTTCACCGCCGGCGGCAAGATGCCGTGGTGGCTGTCCGGCATCTCCCACCACATGTCCGGCTACAGCGCGGTGATGTTCACCGGGTACGCGGGCATCGCCTACACCTACGGCGTGACGTCCTTCGTGACCTGGTCCTTCCCGATCGCGCTCGGCATCGCCATCGGCTCCAAGCTGTTCGCGCCGCGCATCAACCGGCTGCGCTCACGGCTCCATGTGGCCTCTCCGCTGGAGTACCTGAAGAACCGTTACGACCTGAAGACCCAGCAGGCGCTGGCCTGGTCCGGCATGCTGCTGAAGATCGTGGACGTGGGCGCCAAGTGGGCCGCGATCGCGACCCTGCTGTCCGTCTTCACGGGCATCTCCCTCAACCAGGGCATCCTCATCACCGGCACCATCACGGCCGTCTACTGCACGATCGGCGGCCTGTGGGCGGACGCGCTGACCGAACTCGGCCAGTTCATCATCCAACTCCTCGCCGGTGTCGCGATGTTCGTGGCCGTGATCATGGAACTCGGCGACAAGGGCATCGGGTTCATCGACGCCTGGGACCAGCCGGCCCTCCAGGGCCACGAGAAGCCGCTGGTCGCCGACTACGGCGCGGTGTTCCTGCTGGCGTTCCTGTTCATCAAGCTGTTCGAGTACAACGGCGGCATGCTCAACCAGGCCCAGCGCTACATGGCCACCGCCACCCCCAAGGAGGCCGCGCGCTCGGCACGCCTGTCGGCGGTGCTCTGGCTGGTCTGGCCGCTGGTCCTCTTCTACCCGATGTGGATGTCCCCGCTACTGGTGGACGCGCAGAAGCCGGACGGCTCCGACTCCTACGGCCTGATGACCGAACAGCTGCTCCCGCACGGCCTGTTGGGCCTGGTCATCGTCGGCTTCTTCTCGCACACCATGGCCATGTGCTCCTCCGACGCCAACGCCATCGCGGCCGTCTTCACCCGTGACGTGGCGCCGGTGATCTCGGAGCGGGCACGGACCTGGACCCAGCGCACGGGCCTGATCGCCGCCCGCATCGCGACCGTGGTCTTCCTCGGCCTGTCCATGGCGGCCGCGACCCAGGTCAACTCGCCCGCCTTCAAGGACATCATCACCGTCGTGATCAAGTGGGTGGCCGGACTGATGGGCCCGATGGCGATCCCGATGATGCTGGGCCTGCTGCGGCCGTTCCGCCGCTCCGGTCCGACGGCCGCGATCACCAGCTGGGCGATGGGCCTGTTCGCCTTCTGGCTGGTCAACTACCCGATCAACTGGAACGTCGAGGGCGGCGTCCCGCTCCAGTACCAGGTGTCGATCCCGCTGGCCGTGTCCCTCGTGCTGTACATCCTCATCGGCTTCATCAAGCCGGAGGACACCCCGGAGCGGCTCGCGCTCATCGAGAAGATCAACACCGACGACGACGGGTCGGCGGCGGCAGCGATCCCCACCCCGGCGGGCGGGGTGGAGGACGCGCTGGGCAGGACCCCGGTGAAGGACTGA
- a CDS encoding S8 family serine peptidase, whose product MSQQHPGRRRRVGRRTVSLLAPALAGGLVLSYGTPVQAAPQDAPAGTSQQAATSQPAFTDGLYVVQLADEPVATESSTAPGPGERLDTATGAVREYVRHLKREREKVLDAVRGVKPLYTYQYVLNGFSADLTAGQATALSRTPGVLSVAKNMVSHPTATPAAAPAAGTAAAGALAPADTAKFLGLEEKGGLYSKIRGGQKRAGEGTILGVIDTGIATGNPSLKPLSEPRPDAAVIAKKWKGACDRGVDLAHLVTCNNKVIGAQYFNKGLAKPTEDDWASPMDAEGHGTHTATTAAGAAGVKATVPDSGISGTIRGLAPAARVAAYKVCWTEGCFTSDIVAAFDKAVADGVDVINYSVGGPNDEPANRPEYMAMFNAAKAGVFISASSGNSGPGTGSNGVPWVTTVAASTHDTGYRGTLTLGDGKTYDGVSIAAQGVPSAPLVDGAKAARSGVDATLAGQCQPDALDPAAVKGAVVICARGGNARLDKSAQVKAAGGVGMVLYNVSAADEEVADAHTVPSVHVPQAAGAEIKAYAAGSGATATLAAATTVKQRAPQMAGFSSSGPDLNSTGDLLKPDITAPGVDIVAGTAAHGTFPGEQGMMSGTSMSAPHVSGLALLLRQLHPDWSPMEVKSALMTTATTKDNAGKPIQRSGKAATPLDYGAGHVAPNTAYDPGLAYDSTSKEWAAFLCAIGQPPLTADRSESCPAAKKTDPSDLNTPTISVGDLVARQTVTRRVTNMTTKPGVYTATVKAPAGYTARISPKTLRVPVGGTATYKVTFTRTDAAYGTWAFGSVTLADQRHTVRSAVSLRAAPLKVAAEAAGKGRTGSATLSAKSGFAGSLTARVDGLYAGTTKTGTLTGTEKSFDPSKLTSASVKTEVTVPENTSLARVGLLPSDHLKGSDLDLWVLDEDGELVSALPVSGSAEHVDLGPGTYQVYVSQFALPQGATSQKYTLHTWLIGPDTKADRQATVTPAKQSVTSGAGSKVKVSWRDLKAGGTYVGVVHYGRGTETVGATTLTVTP is encoded by the coding sequence TTGTCCCAGCAACACCCCGGCCGCCGCCGTCGCGTCGGCCGCAGAACTGTTTCCCTCCTGGCCCCGGCCCTCGCCGGCGGCCTGGTCCTCTCCTACGGCACACCCGTCCAGGCCGCGCCGCAGGACGCGCCGGCCGGCACCTCCCAGCAGGCCGCCACCTCTCAGCCGGCTTTCACCGACGGCCTGTACGTCGTCCAGCTCGCCGACGAGCCCGTCGCCACGGAGTCCAGCACCGCGCCCGGCCCGGGCGAGCGGCTCGACACCGCGACGGGCGCCGTACGCGAGTACGTCCGCCACCTGAAGCGGGAGCGCGAGAAGGTGCTGGACGCGGTGCGGGGCGTCAAGCCGCTGTACACCTACCAGTACGTGCTCAACGGGTTCTCCGCCGACCTGACGGCCGGCCAGGCGACCGCGCTGTCCCGCACGCCCGGCGTCCTGTCGGTGGCCAAGAACATGGTCAGCCACCCCACGGCCACGCCCGCCGCCGCACCCGCGGCCGGGACGGCCGCCGCCGGCGCCCTCGCGCCCGCCGACACCGCCAAGTTCCTCGGTCTGGAGGAGAAGGGCGGCCTCTACTCCAAGATCCGCGGGGGCCAGAAGCGCGCGGGCGAGGGGACGATCCTCGGTGTGATCGACACCGGCATCGCCACCGGCAACCCGTCGCTGAAGCCCCTGTCGGAGCCCCGCCCCGACGCCGCGGTCATCGCCAAGAAGTGGAAGGGCGCCTGCGACCGGGGTGTGGACCTCGCGCACCTGGTCACCTGCAACAACAAGGTGATCGGCGCCCAGTACTTCAACAAGGGCCTGGCCAAGCCCACGGAGGACGACTGGGCGTCCCCGATGGACGCCGAGGGCCACGGCACCCACACCGCGACCACCGCGGCGGGCGCCGCCGGCGTCAAGGCCACCGTGCCCGACAGCGGCATATCCGGGACCATACGCGGGCTGGCCCCGGCGGCCCGTGTCGCCGCCTACAAGGTGTGCTGGACCGAGGGCTGCTTCACCTCCGACATCGTCGCCGCCTTCGACAAGGCCGTGGCCGACGGCGTGGACGTCATCAACTACTCGGTCGGCGGCCCGAACGACGAGCCCGCCAACCGCCCCGAGTACATGGCGATGTTCAACGCGGCCAAGGCCGGCGTCTTCATCTCCGCCTCCTCGGGCAACAGCGGCCCCGGCACCGGCTCCAACGGCGTCCCGTGGGTGACCACCGTGGCCGCCTCCACCCACGACACCGGCTACCGCGGGACCCTCACCCTCGGCGACGGCAAGACCTACGACGGGGTGAGCATCGCCGCCCAGGGCGTGCCGTCCGCCCCGCTCGTCGACGGGGCGAAGGCCGCCAGGAGCGGCGTGGACGCCACCCTGGCCGGGCAGTGCCAGCCCGATGCCCTCGACCCGGCCGCGGTCAAGGGTGCCGTGGTGATCTGCGCGCGCGGCGGCAACGCCCGCCTCGACAAGAGCGCCCAGGTCAAGGCCGCGGGCGGCGTCGGCATGGTGCTGTACAACGTCAGCGCCGCCGACGAGGAGGTCGCCGACGCCCACACCGTCCCGTCCGTCCACGTCCCCCAGGCCGCCGGCGCGGAGATCAAGGCGTACGCCGCCGGCTCCGGTGCGACCGCGACGCTCGCCGCGGCGACGACCGTGAAGCAGCGGGCGCCGCAGATGGCCGGCTTCTCCTCCAGCGGTCCCGACCTCAACAGCACCGGCGACCTGCTCAAGCCGGACATCACGGCGCCCGGCGTGGACATCGTCGCCGGTACCGCCGCGCACGGCACCTTCCCGGGCGAGCAGGGCATGATGTCCGGTACGTCCATGTCGGCGCCGCACGTCTCGGGCCTCGCTCTGCTGCTGCGTCAGCTGCACCCCGACTGGTCCCCCATGGAGGTCAAGTCGGCGCTGATGACGACCGCCACCACCAAGGACAACGCGGGCAAGCCGATCCAGCGCTCCGGCAAGGCGGCCACACCGCTCGACTACGGCGCCGGTCACGTCGCCCCGAACACGGCGTACGACCCGGGCCTGGCCTACGACTCCACCTCCAAGGAGTGGGCCGCGTTCCTGTGCGCCATCGGCCAGCCCCCGCTGACCGCCGACCGCAGCGAGTCCTGCCCCGCCGCGAAGAAGACCGACCCGAGCGACCTCAACACCCCGACGATCTCGGTCGGCGACCTCGTCGCGCGGCAGACCGTCACCCGCCGGGTCACCAACATGACCACGAAGCCCGGCGTCTACACCGCCACGGTCAAGGCTCCGGCCGGCTACACGGCGCGGATCTCCCCGAAGACGCTGCGGGTGCCGGTCGGCGGGACGGCCACGTACAAGGTGACCTTCACCCGCACCGACGCGGCCTACGGCACGTGGGCGTTCGGCTCGGTCACGCTCGCCGACCAGCGGCACACGGTCCGCAGCGCGGTCTCGCTGCGCGCGGCTCCGCTCAAGGTGGCGGCCGAGGCCGCAGGCAAGGGCCGGACCGGCTCGGCGACCCTCTCCGCGAAGAGCGGCTTCGCCGGTTCGCTGACGGCCCGCGTGGACGGCCTGTACGCGGGGACGACCAAGACGGGAACCCTGACCGGTACGGAGAAGAGCTTCGACCCGTCGAAGCTCACGTCCGCCTCCGTCAAGACCGAGGTCACCGTCCCCGAGAACACCTCACTCGCCCGTGTCGGCCTGCTGCCCTCGGACCATCTCAAGGGCAGCGACCTGGACCTGTGGGTGCTCGACGAGGACGGCGAGTTGGTCTCCGCCCTGCCCGTGAGCGGCAGCGCGGAGCACGTCGACCTCGGGCCGGGCACGTACCAGGTGTACGTCAGCCAGTTCGCCCTGCCCCAGGGCGCCACCAGTCAGAAGTACACGCTGCACACCTGGCTGATCGGCCCGGACACCAAGGCGGACCGGCAGGCCACCGTGACCCCGGCGAAGCAGTCGGTCACCTCCGGCGCCGGCTCCAAGGTCAAGGTCTCCTGGCGTGACCTCAAGGCCGGCGGCACCTACGTCGGTGTCGTCCACTACGGCAGGGGCACGGAGACCGTCGGCGCGACCACGCTGACCGTGACGCCGTGA